From Anticarsia gemmatalis isolate Benzon Research Colony breed Stoneville strain chromosome 3, ilAntGemm2 primary, whole genome shotgun sequence, one genomic window encodes:
- the LOC142987494 gene encoding succinate dehydrogenase assembly factor 4, mitochondrial-like, whose translation MAGITRLVNIYPKQLSISAMSICKHSHKSTTEADHVDKPSDGPKKSESKRMAEFRKKLRETTPIEDLGEQQLHASQKDNPLPAWPNETNPYTGEVGGPRGPEPTRYGDWERKGRCSDF comes from the exons ATGGCGGGTATAACCAGACTAGTGAACATTTACCCTAAAC AATTATCTATTTCTGCTATGAGTATTTGTAAGCATTCTCATAAATCGACAACTGAAGCTGACCATGTTGATAAACCTAGTGATGGCCCGAAAAAGTCAGAATCCAAAAGAATGGCTGAGTTTAGAAAGAAATTGAGAGAGACAACACCAATCGAGGATCTAGGCGAACAACAGTTGCATGCTTCTCAAAAGGATAATCCATTGCCTGCGTGGCCAAATGAAACCAATCCTTATACTGGAGAAGTAGGAGGTCCTAGGGGCCCTGAGCCTACAAGATATGGAGACTGGGAGAGGAAAGGAAGATGTTCAGATTTTTGA
- the l(2)37Cb gene encoding DEAH-box helicase 16 lethal (2) 37Cb yields MDKSSKRRYSSSDSDSAEEIRKKDLKERDEFAKRLKKRDEEKTKKVTEASSKRSYEEAAKRLKLEAEDREKILPKLRVDSRRKYLEKRKEDKVIELEADIADDEYLFDESTLTKRERIEREHKKTILKLAKEHEKARELENVHRYHMPQDLGKDAKGEYVEVDEREKLPHSEQQRWEQEQIKSAFFKFGAKDAKAQDEYELLLDEQIDFIQAIQLEGTKEKKEQQEKSEFQKMRMTIEETKKSLPVYPFRSSLIEAITNYQILIVEGETGSGKTTQIPQYLHEAGFTKDGKKIGCTQPRRVAAMSVSARVAQEMNVKLGNEVGYSIRFEDCTSDRTVIKYMTDGTLHREFLSEPDLASYSVMIIDEAHERTLHTDILFGLVKDITRFRPDLKLLISSATLDAEKFSSFFDDAPIFRIPGRRFPVDIYYTKAPEADYVDACVVSVLQIHATQPLGDILVFLTGQEEIETCVEMLQERTKRIGKKLRELIILPVYANLPSDMQAKIFEPTPEGARKVVLATNIAETSLTIDNIIYVIDPGFAKQNNFNSKTGMESLMVVPISKASANQRAGRAGRVAPGKCFRLYTAWAYKYELEDNTIPEIQRINLGNAVLTLKALGINDLIHFDFLDPPPHETLVLALEQLYALGALNHHGELTKAGRRMAEFPTDPMLAKMLLASEKYKCSEEIVTIAAMLSVNSSIFYRPKDKIIHADTARKNFFHPHGDHLTLMNVYNQWVGSDYSVQWCYENFVQYRSMKRARDVREQLAGLMERVEIDMVSSISEDANIRKAITAGYFYHIAKFSKGGHYKTVKHNQTVMIHPNSALFEELPRWVIYHELVFTSKEFMRQVTEIESKWLLEVAPHYYKAKELEDSTNKKMPKTIGKSSNSQ; encoded by the exons ATGGACAAATCTAGTAAAAGGCGTTATTCGTCGTCTGATTCTGACAGTGCTGAGGAAATCCGCAAAAAGGATCTGAAAGAACGTGATGAATTTGCGAAGAGATTGAAAAAACGCGATGAAGAAAAGACTAAAAAGGTAACTGAGGCTTCCAGTAAGAGGTCTTATGAAGAGGCAGCGAAACGTTTGAAGTTGGAAGCAGAAGACAGAGAAAAAATACTTCCCAAATTACGTGTTGATTCTCGTCGTAAATATTTGGAAAAGAGAAAAGAAGACAAGGTAATAGAGTTAGAAGCCGACATAGCCGATGATGAATACCTCTTCGATGAAAGCAC CTTAACTAAGAGAGAAAGAATAGAAAGAGAACACAAAAAAACTATCCTTAAATTAGCTAAGGAACATGAAAAAGCTCGTGAGTTGGAAAATGTTCACAGATATCATATGCCACAAGACTTAGGCAAAGATGCCAAAG GAGAATATGTGGAAGTTGATGAAAGAGAAAAGTTGCCTCACTCAGAACAACAGAGATGGGAGCAGGAACAGATTAAATCAGCCTTCTTTAAGTTTGGGGCTAAAGATGCTAAGGCACAGGATGAATATGAGTTGCTACTGGATGAACAAATTGATTTTATCCAAGCTATACAACTGGAAGGAACCAAGGAGAAAAAGGAACAACAAGAAAAATCTGAATTCCAGAAAATGAGAATGACAATTGAGGAAACAAAAAAGTCTCTACCTGTCTACCCATTTAGAAGTTCTCTGATAGAAGCTATAACAaactatcaaatattaattgtagAGGGTGAAACTGGCTCTGGGAAAACTACTCAAATACCACAATATCTACATGAAGCTGGTTTCACTAAAGATGGTAAAAAGATAGGATGTACACAACCCAGAAGAGTGGCTGCCATGTCTGTGTCAGCAAGAGTAGCACAAGAGATGAATGTGAAGCTTGGTAACGAAGTAGGCTACAGTATTCGTTTTGAAGACTGTACTTCTGATAGAACTGTCATTAAATATATGACAGATGGTACATTACACAGAGAGTTCTTATCGGAACCAGACTTAGCATCTTATAGTGTCATGATCATTGATGAGGCTCATGAGAGAACTCTACATACTGATATATTATTCGGTCTGGTTAAAGACATAACTAGATTTAGACCTGATCTGAAGTTGCTTATATCCAGTGCCACACTTGATGCAGAAAAATTCTCTAGTTTTTTTGATGATGCTCCCATCTTTCGTATCCCTGGAAGAAGATTTCCTGTAGATATATACTACACAAAAGCACCTGAAGCTGATTATGTTGATGCTTGTGTTGTGTCTGTGCTACAAATACATGCCACACAACCTTTAGGggatattttagtttttcttacaGGACAAGAAGAAATTGAAACCTGTGTGGAAATGTTACAAGAAAGAACAAAAAGGATTGGCAAGAAACTCAGGGAACTGATCATACTTCCAGTCTATGCAAACTTACCTAGTGACATGCAGGCTAAAATATTTGAGCCAACACCAGAGGGAGCTCGTAAAGTTGTATTGGCTACTAACATTGCTGAAACATCATTAACAATTGATAATATCATTTATGTCATAGATCCAGGATTTGCCAAACAGAATAATTTTAACTCCAAAACAGGCATGGAAAGTTTAATGGTTGTACCTATTTCAAAAGCCTCAGCTAATCAGAGAGCTGGAAGGGCAGGTAGAGTAGCCCCAGGCAAATGTTTTAGATTATACACTGCTTGGGCATATAAGTATGAACTTGAAGATAACACTATACCAGAAATACAGAGAATTAACTTGGGAAACGCAGTTTTGACCCTCAAAGCTCTGGGTATAAATGATCTGATCCATTTTGATTTCTTGGATCCACCACCACATGAAACTTTAGTCTTAGCTCTGGAGCAACTGTATGCTCTAGGTGCTCTAAATCATCATGGTGAATTAACTAAAGCTGGCAGAAGAATGGCTGAATTCCCCACAGATCCAATGCTTGCTAAAATGCTTTTAGCTAGTGAAAA GTACAAATGTTCAGAAGAAATTGTCACAATAGCAGCTATGTTATCTGTCAACAGCTCAATATTCTACAGGCCAAAGGACAAAATAATCCATGCAGACACTGCTCGCAAAAACTTCTTCCATCCTCATGGTGACCATTTAACATTAATGAATGTTTACAATCAGTGGGTTGGCTCTGATTATTCGGTCCAATGGTGCTATGAAAACTTTGTACAGTACAGATCCATGAAGAGAGCCAGAGATGTACGTGAACAATTAGCCGGCCTCATGGAGAGAGTAGAAATTGATATGGTTTCCAGTATAAGTGAAGATGCTAATATCCGTAAGGCAATTACTGCTGGCTATTTTTACCATATAGCTAAATTCTCAAAAGGAGGACATTATAAAACCGTCAAACATAATCAA ACTGTAATGATTCACCCCAATAGTGCATTATTTGAAGAACTTCCTCGGTGGGTAATCTATCATGAATTGGTTTTTACCTCAAAAGAATTCATGAGACAAGTTACTGAAATAGAAAGTAAATGGCTTTTGGAAGTAGCACCACATTATTACAAAGCCAAGGAATTAGAAGACTCTACTAACAAGAAAATGCCTAAAACGATAGGAAAATCTTCAAACagtcaataa
- the LOC142987496 gene encoding WW domain-containing oxidoreductase-like isoform X1, translating to MFRCLYRGCGNPILSHVDKVFISTSSKKEGLLQNCNSMIRKSLNLNRIFGPTVDEVTKDMDLSNKTCLITGANSGIGLEMTRCLNSRDCTVLMACRNTYAGDVVARNVCENIDRIKLYKINLASLASVKKCSDQILRDIPKLDMVILNAGVFGLPWTLTQDSLETTFQVNYMSHYFLLMNIEKILAPDARVVFVSSESHRHVSWPFSYQLTPTKDMVSLPEHAYTSIKAYNVSKLCSILFMHYLGYRWMNTGKGVFCAHPGSFVKTRLCQNWWPYEVLYTIMRPFSKNICQAAATPVYCATSPELNGMSDQYYKDLKRCEESELAKDLHLAFRINDLSQELLLERIIVEEPDIPVEKQKTEHYADQDKDSIDVNSLVANYSG from the exons ATGTTTCGGTGTTTATATCGTGG CTGTGGAAACCCAATTTTAAGTCATGTTGACAAGGTATTCATTAGTACCTCATCGAAGAAGGAGGGCTTACTTCAAAATTGTAACAGCATGATCCGAAAAAGTTTAAATCTGAATAGAATTTTTGGACCAACGGTGGATGAG GTAACGAAAGACATGGATTTGTCGAATAAAACATGCTTGATAACCGGTGCTAACAGTGGTATTGGATTGGAGATGACACGATGTTTGAATTCTCGAGACTGCACGGTGTTGATGGCATGTCGAAACACTTATGCTGGAGACGTCGTCGCTAGAAATGTTTGTGAGAATATCGACCGCATAAagctgtataaaataaatcttgcGTCCCTTGCCTCTGTTAAAAAGTGCTCCGACCAAATTTTAAGAGACATACC gaAACTTGATATGGTTATATTAAACGCGGGTGTGTTCGGATTACCATGGACACTTACACAGGATTCATTAGAAACAACATTTCAAGTTAACTATATGAGtcactattttttattgatgaacATTGAAAAAATACTTGCTCCTGACGCTCGGGTGGTGTTCGTTTCTTCAGAATCACACAG ACACGTTAGCTGGCCCTTCTCTTACCAATTAACACCAACGAAGGACATGGTGTCTCTACCTGAACATGCGTACACTTCCATTAAGGCTTATAATGTGTCCAAGCTTTGTTCCATATTATTTATGCATTACCTTGGCTATCGATGGATGAATACCGGTAAAGGAGTATTCTGTGCTCATCCGGGATCTTTTGTAAAAACCAGGCTATGCCAAAACTGGTGGCCATATGAGGTGCTGTACACAATAATGAGACCATTCTCTAAAAACATT TGTCAGGCAGCCGCTACACCAGTATACTGCGCTACTTCGCCGGAACTCAACGGTATGAGtgaccaatattataaagaccTCAAGAGGTGTGAAGAGAGCGAGCTCGCAAAAGATTTACATTTGGCGTTTAGAATCAACGACCTGTCGCAGGAGTTATTGCTCGAGCGCATTATTGTGGAGGAACCAGATATCCCTGTTGAGAAACAGAAGACCGAACACTATGCGGATCAAGACAAGGATTCGATTGATGTCAATTCGCTAGTGGCAAATTACTCCGGGTAA
- the LOC142987496 gene encoding WW domain-containing oxidoreductase-like isoform X2 encodes MDLSNKTCLITGANSGIGLEMTRCLNSRDCTVLMACRNTYAGDVVARNVCENIDRIKLYKINLASLASVKKCSDQILRDIPKLDMVILNAGVFGLPWTLTQDSLETTFQVNYMSHYFLLMNIEKILAPDARVVFVSSESHRHVSWPFSYQLTPTKDMVSLPEHAYTSIKAYNVSKLCSILFMHYLGYRWMNTGKGVFCAHPGSFVKTRLCQNWWPYEVLYTIMRPFSKNICQAAATPVYCATSPELNGMSDQYYKDLKRCEESELAKDLHLAFRINDLSQELLLERIIVEEPDIPVEKQKTEHYADQDKDSIDVNSLVANYSG; translated from the exons ATGGATTTGTCGAATAAAACATGCTTGATAACCGGTGCTAACAGTGGTATTGGATTGGAGATGACACGATGTTTGAATTCTCGAGACTGCACGGTGTTGATGGCATGTCGAAACACTTATGCTGGAGACGTCGTCGCTAGAAATGTTTGTGAGAATATCGACCGCATAAagctgtataaaataaatcttgcGTCCCTTGCCTCTGTTAAAAAGTGCTCCGACCAAATTTTAAGAGACATACC gaAACTTGATATGGTTATATTAAACGCGGGTGTGTTCGGATTACCATGGACACTTACACAGGATTCATTAGAAACAACATTTCAAGTTAACTATATGAGtcactattttttattgatgaacATTGAAAAAATACTTGCTCCTGACGCTCGGGTGGTGTTCGTTTCTTCAGAATCACACAG ACACGTTAGCTGGCCCTTCTCTTACCAATTAACACCAACGAAGGACATGGTGTCTCTACCTGAACATGCGTACACTTCCATTAAGGCTTATAATGTGTCCAAGCTTTGTTCCATATTATTTATGCATTACCTTGGCTATCGATGGATGAATACCGGTAAAGGAGTATTCTGTGCTCATCCGGGATCTTTTGTAAAAACCAGGCTATGCCAAAACTGGTGGCCATATGAGGTGCTGTACACAATAATGAGACCATTCTCTAAAAACATT TGTCAGGCAGCCGCTACACCAGTATACTGCGCTACTTCGCCGGAACTCAACGGTATGAGtgaccaatattataaagaccTCAAGAGGTGTGAAGAGAGCGAGCTCGCAAAAGATTTACATTTGGCGTTTAGAATCAACGACCTGTCGCAGGAGTTATTGCTCGAGCGCATTATTGTGGAGGAACCAGATATCCCTGTTGAGAAACAGAAGACCGAACACTATGCGGATCAAGACAAGGATTCGATTGATGTCAATTCGCTAGTGGCAAATTACTCCGGGTAA